A stretch of Paludisphaera borealis DNA encodes these proteins:
- a CDS encoding erythromycin esterase family protein, protein MTTMARSDLTDDLTIRALREAAHPLVGEADDYDPLLNLIGEARFVLLGEASHGTHEFYRERAQITKRLILEKGFTAVAVEADWPDAYRVNRYVRDRSDDAEAVDALAGFRRFPAWMWRNADVLDFVGWLRANNDEAGPGRTKVGFYGLDLYSLHASIEAVLAYLDKVDPGAAERARALYACFDYYREDAQAYGFASGLGLGPSCEREVVTQLVDLRRSAAEYALHDGRIAEDDYFYAEQNARLVRDAEQYYRTMYRGEVSSWNLRDSHMAETLDALVEYQGKQGGLSKVVVWAHNSHLGDARATQMGARGEWNVGQLVRERHGREAVSVGFTTYDGTVTAASNWDAPAERKQVRPALAGSYEALFHDVRPGRYLLCLRGDDRVAGLRGPRLERAIGVIYRPETERASHYFPASLPAQFDAVIHFDRTRAVEPLERSTEWEAGEVPETFPSGV, encoded by the coding sequence ATGACGACCATGGCGAGGAGCGATCTGACAGACGATCTCACGATCCGGGCCCTGCGCGAGGCCGCGCACCCCCTCGTCGGCGAGGCCGATGACTATGACCCGCTGCTGAATCTGATCGGCGAGGCGCGGTTCGTCCTCCTGGGCGAGGCGTCGCACGGGACGCACGAGTTCTACCGCGAGCGCGCCCAGATCACCAAGCGTCTAATCCTCGAGAAGGGGTTCACCGCCGTGGCCGTCGAGGCCGACTGGCCGGACGCGTATCGCGTCAACCGCTACGTCCGCGACCGAAGTGACGACGCCGAGGCCGTCGATGCGCTGGCGGGCTTTCGGCGGTTCCCGGCCTGGATGTGGCGCAACGCTGACGTGCTCGACTTCGTCGGCTGGCTCCGCGCCAACAACGATGAGGCCGGCCCCGGCCGAACCAAGGTGGGCTTTTACGGTCTGGATCTCTATAGTCTCCACGCCTCGATCGAGGCAGTGCTCGCCTACCTGGACAAGGTCGACCCCGGGGCGGCCGAGCGGGCCAGGGCGCTCTACGCCTGCTTCGACTACTACCGCGAGGACGCCCAGGCCTACGGCTTCGCCTCTGGGCTCGGGCTCGGCCCGTCCTGTGAGCGCGAGGTCGTCACCCAGCTCGTCGACCTGCGCCGGTCCGCCGCCGAATACGCGCTGCACGACGGCCGGATCGCCGAGGACGATTACTTCTACGCCGAGCAGAACGCCCGGCTGGTGCGAGACGCCGAGCAGTACTACCGCACGATGTACCGCGGCGAGGTCTCCTCCTGGAACCTGCGAGACAGTCACATGGCCGAGACGCTCGACGCGTTGGTCGAATACCAGGGGAAGCAGGGCGGCCTCTCTAAGGTCGTGGTGTGGGCCCACAACTCGCACCTCGGCGATGCGCGGGCGACGCAGATGGGGGCCAGGGGCGAGTGGAACGTCGGCCAGCTCGTTCGCGAGCGGCACGGCCGCGAGGCGGTCTCGGTCGGCTTCACTACCTACGACGGCACTGTGACGGCGGCCTCGAACTGGGACGCGCCGGCGGAGCGGAAGCAGGTCCGACCGGCCCTAGCGGGGAGTTACGAGGCGCTATTCCACGACGTCCGACCAGGCCGATATCTGCTCTGCCTCCGCGGCGACGACCGGGTAGCGGGCCTGCGAGGGCCGCGACTCGAGCGGGCCATCGGCGTGATCTATCGACCGGAGACGGAGAGGGCCAGCCACTACTTCCCCGCGAGTCTTCCGGCTCAGTTCGACGCCGTGATTCACTTCGATCGGACGCGGGCAGTCGAGCCTCTCGAGCGATCGACGGAATGGGAGGCGGGCGAGGTCCCAGAGACCTTCCCCTCGGGCGTTTGA
- a CDS encoding phosphoribosyltransferase yields MPTAFRDRTEAGRLLAEKLTTFSGRPDVLVLALPRGGVPVAYEVARALDAPLDVFVVRKLGVPGHEELAMGAIASGGVCVLNDDVVQALRIPDRLIEAVAARELRELERRERVYRNGRPMPGVRGRTVILVDDGLATGSTMRAAVAALRRLGPARIVVAVPTAAPSTCEELRHEADECVCEITPDPFYAVGLWYEDFSQTTDDEVRDHLERSAATVAAATATAEEPVQ; encoded by the coding sequence ATGCCGACCGCATTCCGAGACCGGACCGAGGCTGGCCGTCTGCTGGCCGAGAAGCTCACCACCTTTTCCGGCCGTCCCGACGTGCTCGTCCTGGCCCTGCCGCGCGGCGGTGTCCCGGTTGCTTACGAAGTGGCGCGGGCGTTGGACGCCCCACTCGACGTCTTCGTCGTCCGCAAGCTCGGCGTCCCGGGTCATGAGGAGCTGGCCATGGGTGCAATCGCTTCGGGCGGCGTCTGTGTCCTTAACGACGATGTGGTGCAGGCGCTACGCATCCCCGACCGGCTGATCGAGGCCGTCGCCGCCCGAGAGCTCCGGGAACTCGAGCGGCGGGAGCGGGTCTACCGCAACGGCCGCCCGATGCCTGGCGTGCGTGGCCGCACGGTGATACTGGTGGACGACGGCCTAGCGACCGGCTCGACGATGCGCGCCGCCGTCGCGGCGCTCCGCCGCCTCGGGCCGGCTCGCATCGTCGTGGCCGTCCCGACCGCGGCGCCCTCGACGTGCGAGGAGCTCCGCCACGAGGCAGACGAGTGCGTCTGCGAAATCACCCCCGACCCGTTCTACGCCGTCGGCCTGTGGTACGAGGATTTCTCCCAGACGACCGATGACGAGGTCCGCGACCACCTCGAGCGGTCCGCGGCCACGGTCGCGGCCGCGACGGCAACCGCTGAGGAGCCAGTACAATGA
- a CDS encoding ribose-phosphate diphosphokinase produces the protein MTPDCLLFAGTANPALAAAIAAELGVRTAACAIERFPDGEVSVRLDESVRDREVYLVQPTAPPVNDHLVELLAFADACRRSAAGRITAIVPYFGYARSDKRHGRREPIAASLVARLMQAVGVGHVVTVDLHAAQIEGFFHIPVDSLTAVPTLCRPLKDWLPTGAVVVSPDVGRVQMATDYAHRLGIQVVVLHKRRSSGTETEVTHVVGDVRGRPCLIIDDMISTGGTIARAVEALLAAGARPEITVAATHGLFVGEARRRLGHEAVLRVLVTDSVVAADPAWPSLQIVSVAPLLAAAIRRIQSGGSLGDLFQDAPCSVQVAPMIP, from the coding sequence ATGACCCCGGACTGTCTCCTCTTCGCCGGCACGGCCAACCCCGCCCTGGCAGCGGCAATCGCGGCCGAGCTCGGCGTGCGGACCGCCGCTTGCGCCATCGAGAGATTCCCCGACGGTGAGGTCTCGGTGCGCCTCGACGAGTCCGTACGCGACCGCGAGGTCTACCTCGTGCAGCCGACGGCGCCGCCGGTCAACGACCACCTGGTTGAGCTGCTGGCCTTCGCCGACGCCTGTCGACGCTCGGCCGCCGGGCGGATCACGGCCATCGTGCCGTATTTCGGCTACGCCCGATCCGATAAGCGGCACGGCCGGCGCGAGCCGATCGCGGCGAGCCTCGTGGCCCGGCTGATGCAAGCGGTCGGCGTCGGCCACGTCGTCACCGTCGACCTGCACGCGGCCCAGATCGAGGGCTTCTTCCATATCCCCGTCGACAGCCTGACGGCCGTACCGACCCTCTGCCGGCCCCTGAAAGATTGGCTGCCAACCGGAGCGGTCGTCGTCTCGCCGGACGTCGGCCGGGTGCAGATGGCCACTGACTACGCGCATCGCCTTGGGATACAGGTCGTCGTCCTGCACAAACGCCGCTCCAGCGGGACGGAGACCGAGGTGACCCACGTTGTCGGCGACGTGCGCGGCCGGCCCTGCCTGATCATCGACGACATGATCTCCACCGGGGGCACGATCGCGCGGGCCGTCGAGGCCCTACTGGCGGCCGGCGCCCGCCCCGAGATCACCGTCGCCGCCACCCACGGACTCTTCGTGGGGGAGGCCCGGCGCAGGCTCGGCCACGAGGCCGTCCTCCGGGTGCTCGTCACCGACTCTGTTGTAGCGGCCGATCCGGCGTGGCCGTCGCTCCAGATCGTCTCGGTCGCCCCGCTGCTGGCGGCGGCGATCCGCAGGATCCAGTCCGGCGGGTCGCTCGGCGATCTGTTCCAAGACGCTCCATGCTCGGTCCAGGTCGCACCGATGATCCCTTGA